From a single Candidatus Saccharibacteria bacterium genomic region:
- a CDS encoding sortase, whose protein sequence is MKTIQPWSDDAVTHAQQARQAIADIDEEQLDELVSKTEALLGHQTKIIEPESKSTDQADAKNAAQFVRTKINALYEHEPKAQEELAEATAPHHRGSKHQQYIASLQKSGKSVAEIQTEWHRYYQSLSDREKHQVWQEFYEEQALTNAKDASASNSSNSTPRVADLKLAKHHDHKQLKRPITDTRTVSELKDRIAYRVSSGGRLKARHHLKSLAFGLGFGALTLTILLFSFFNERFIAPFISPSKSVSATPIIGTGEAIGTDPKIIIPKINLEVPVVYNLGTNQEKAIQNALEEGVVYYTGTALPGQNGNVAIVGHSSNNILNKGKYKFAFVLLNRLAVDDIFYLQKDGVRYTYKIYENRVVEANDVSVLQAQSKPNTATLITCDPPGTSLRRRVVVGEQISPDPANNKQATQAPVEEPKVLPSNAPSLWSRLFGN, encoded by the coding sequence ATGAAAACTATACAGCCTTGGTCTGATGATGCCGTAACCCATGCCCAACAGGCTAGACAAGCTATCGCCGACATCGATGAAGAACAACTAGATGAATTAGTGTCTAAGACAGAGGCTCTACTTGGTCATCAAACAAAAATTATTGAGCCTGAGTCTAAATCTACCGATCAAGCCGATGCCAAAAACGCCGCTCAGTTCGTTAGAACAAAGATAAACGCATTGTACGAACATGAGCCAAAGGCCCAAGAAGAACTAGCCGAAGCCACTGCGCCTCACCATCGCGGCTCCAAACACCAACAGTATATTGCTTCTTTACAAAAATCCGGCAAATCCGTTGCAGAGATTCAAACGGAGTGGCATAGATACTATCAGTCGTTATCTGATCGCGAGAAGCATCAGGTTTGGCAAGAGTTTTACGAAGAACAGGCATTGACGAATGCCAAAGATGCTTCAGCCTCCAATTCCTCAAATAGCACTCCGAGAGTAGCCGACCTAAAATTAGCCAAGCACCACGACCATAAGCAGCTCAAAAGGCCAATTACCGATACCCGGACCGTCAGCGAGCTAAAAGATCGGATAGCTTACCGTGTCTCATCAGGGGGCAGGCTAAAAGCTCGCCACCATCTTAAGTCCTTAGCTTTTGGCCTAGGCTTTGGCGCACTAACGCTGACAATACTACTGTTCAGTTTTTTCAATGAAAGATTCATTGCCCCCTTTATTAGCCCAAGTAAGAGCGTTAGCGCCACACCCATCATTGGGACTGGCGAAGCCATTGGGACTGACCCAAAAATTATTATTCCAAAAATCAATCTCGAAGTACCGGTAGTTTATAACCTCGGTACCAACCAAGAAAAAGCCATTCAGAATGCCCTTGAAGAGGGAGTCGTCTACTACACAGGCACAGCCCTCCCAGGACAAAATGGTAACGTCGCGATTGTTGGCCACTCTAGCAATAACATTCTCAATAAAGGCAAGTACAAGTTCGCTTTTGTGCTTTTGAATCGGCTAGCCGTCGACGATATTTTTTATCTACAAAAAGACGGTGTTCGCTACACTTACAAGATTTACGAGAACAGGGTTGTCGAGGCTAACGATGTCAGCGTTTTGCAGGCTCAGAGTAAACCCAACACAGCAACCCTGATTACCTGCGATCCACCTGGAACAAGCCTGCGCAGGCGCGTAGTCGTCGGTGAGCAGATTAGTCCTGACCCAGCTAACAACAAGCAGGCTACGCAGGCCCCCGTTGAAGAACCAAAAGTGCTTCCAAGCAATGCACCAAGCTTGTGGAGCCGGCTATTCGGCAACTAA
- a CDS encoding PEGA domain-containing protein: MVDYLDPKKKKAHVRRLYIGYVLIAIAIGLAAWILLYIGNGFYLNKNGEVIQNGLVYVESSPSGAKISLNGKQQNDTTDARLVIPESTYELILSADKYRPWRRTFDLTGGSVRRITYPRMYPVSLKTDVTQTFGEVPDMVESSVNRRLIMLHMASSPLQMQIFSTDEPLNAPIILTLNSDLITNPQAKATYRVSEWTENAEFVLVERTTSEMSEYLLLKTSQINEQRNITRELNIPSGATVTMRDRKENQYVVYLPADKSIRFADLNNKTLIDQPVAQNVLAFKAFESDKILYATPSETDKTKTKIRLFQSGKVYEIREVLSSEKYFLDMAKLGRTLVMLAGSQAEKKIMVYRNPVEYLQSNQNVSHPVATTALRVTNPQFASFSASASIVMLYGEGEFAAHEFEADRSYNYKLDLIYDQTKPLRWMDGARLNIVSGDYLYSVDFDGSNLEKLIPGRAAYGAYFDRDYTRLYSFLTSKDGSLFQMTTTRLIAD; this comes from the coding sequence ATGGTGGACTATCTTGATCCAAAAAAGAAAAAGGCTCATGTTAGACGCCTTTACATTGGCTACGTTTTAATTGCTATTGCAATTGGTTTAGCAGCCTGGATATTACTTTATATTGGTAACGGTTTTTATTTGAACAAAAACGGTGAAGTTATCCAAAATGGCCTAGTCTATGTCGAGTCTTCACCATCAGGCGCAAAGATTTCATTGAACGGTAAGCAACAAAACGACACTACCGATGCCAGACTAGTCATACCCGAATCAACTTACGAACTTATCCTAAGCGCCGACAAATACCGGCCTTGGCGCCGAACTTTTGATTTGACGGGTGGCAGCGTACGCCGAATAACATACCCCAGAATGTATCCTGTGTCTCTAAAAACCGACGTAACACAAACTTTTGGCGAAGTACCTGACATGGTGGAGAGTAGCGTCAATAGACGATTAATCATGCTACACATGGCAAGTTCTCCCTTACAAATGCAGATTTTTTCAACCGATGAGCCGCTCAATGCGCCAATTATTTTGACGCTAAATAGTGATTTAATTACTAACCCGCAGGCCAAAGCAACGTATCGCGTTTCTGAGTGGACCGAAAATGCCGAGTTCGTGCTAGTCGAGCGAACTACCTCCGAGATGAGTGAATACTTGCTACTCAAAACCTCGCAGATAAACGAGCAGCGCAATATTACACGCGAGTTAAATATCCCTTCGGGTGCTACAGTAACTATGCGCGACCGCAAGGAAAACCAATACGTAGTCTATCTTCCAGCAGACAAAAGCATAAGGTTCGCTGACCTAAATAATAAAACCCTGATCGACCAGCCGGTGGCTCAAAACGTTCTAGCCTTTAAAGCTTTCGAGTCTGACAAAATACTCTATGCTACCCCAAGTGAAACAGACAAAACAAAGACAAAAATCAGGCTATTCCAGTCGGGTAAGGTCTATGAAATACGTGAAGTCCTTAGTTCAGAAAAGTACTTTTTAGACATGGCAAAACTCGGACGAACACTTGTTATGTTGGCCGGAAGCCAGGCAGAAAAAAAGATCATGGTCTATCGAAACCCGGTCGAGTACCTACAGAGCAATCAGAATGTATCTCATCCTGTTGCTACAACTGCCTTAAGAGTCACAAACCCACAGTTCGCCAGTTTTTCTGCCAGTGCCAGCATCGTAATGCTATACGGCGAGGGCGAGTTCGCGGCCCATGAGTTCGAGGCCGACAGAAGTTACAATTATAAGCTAGACCTAATCTACGACCAGACCAAACCACTTAGATGGATGGACGGTGCACGACTAAACATAGTCAGTGGAGACTACCTTTATAGCGTCGACTTTGATGGAAGCAACCTTGAAAAACTTATTCCGGGTCGAGCTGCATACGGTGCGTATTTCG